From a single Rhodococcus qingshengii JCM 15477 genomic region:
- a CDS encoding SDR family oxidoreductase, producing MTVALVTGGNGFLGTAVIDALIAQGITVVCVDLTVKDTPDDRIRRVRADVCDPTELGRVFGQYRPNVVIHLASIVNPGKTTTAEQEYRVDVDGTRNVLAACVEHGVGRIVVSSSGAAYGYHSDNPPWITEDVPVRGNDEFRYSRHKRLVEEMLAEYRVEHPELEQVVFRIGTILGESVDNQITALFDRRKLLKVAGSDSPFVFVWHTDVAGAFAEAVTGNQVGIFNVAGDGVLTVDELASRMGKSTVTLPAWLLRGVLRVGRRLGVTEHGPERVGFLQYRPVLDNRRLKEQFGYVPEYSSEEAFAAYLASR from the coding sequence ATGACCGTCGCACTCGTCACGGGCGGAAACGGGTTCCTGGGTACCGCTGTCATCGACGCACTGATCGCGCAGGGCATCACCGTCGTCTGTGTCGACCTCACGGTCAAGGACACGCCGGACGATCGCATCCGCCGCGTCAGGGCGGACGTCTGCGACCCCACAGAATTGGGGCGGGTGTTCGGTCAGTACCGACCGAACGTCGTGATCCACCTTGCGTCCATCGTGAATCCCGGCAAGACCACGACAGCAGAGCAGGAGTACCGCGTCGACGTCGACGGGACACGAAACGTGCTCGCGGCCTGCGTCGAACACGGGGTTGGACGGATCGTCGTGTCTTCGTCCGGAGCGGCGTACGGCTACCACTCCGACAACCCACCGTGGATCACCGAGGACGTACCTGTCCGAGGCAACGACGAATTCAGATACAGTCGCCACAAACGCCTGGTCGAAGAGATGCTCGCCGAATATCGCGTCGAACACCCGGAGTTGGAACAGGTTGTCTTCCGGATCGGCACGATCTTGGGTGAGAGCGTCGACAATCAGATCACCGCGTTGTTCGATCGCCGCAAGCTGCTCAAGGTTGCCGGGAGCGACAGCCCCTTCGTCTTCGTCTGGCACACCGATGTCGCGGGCGCCTTTGCGGAGGCCGTGACCGGAAACCAAGTGGGCATCTTCAATGTCGCGGGCGACGGCGTGCTGACCGTCGACGAGTTGGCTTCCCGGATGGGCAAGAGCACGGTGACGCTTCCTGCATGGTTGTTGCGAGGCGTTCTACGCGTCGGACGGCGATTGGGCGTAACGGAACACGGTCCGGAGCGCGTCGGATTTCTCCAGTACCGACCGGTTCTCGACAATCGGCGGCTCAAGGAACAGTTCGGATACGTCCCCGAATATTCGAGCGAGGAAGCGTTTGCCGCGTATCTCGCGTCACGCTGA
- a CDS encoding argininosuccinate synthase, translating into MADRVVLAYSGGLDTSVAISWIGKETGAEVVAVAIDLGQGGEDMEVVRQRAIDCGAVESVVVDARDEFADEYCLPTIAANALYMDRYPLVSAISRPLIVKHIVEAARSHGGTIVSHGCTGKGNDQVRFEVGFGALAPDLQVIAPVRDYAWTREKAIAFAEENNIPINVSKKSPFSIDQNVWGRAVETGFLEDLWNAPTKDVYDYTQDPTVNWNAPDELIISFDKGRPVAIDGRPVSVLEAIQELNKRAGAQGVGRLDVVEDRLVGIKSREIYEAPGAMVLITAHQELEHVTLERELGRYKRQMEQRWSELVYDGLWFSPLKDALDTFVNKTQERVTGDIRLFLHGGAITVNGRRSPESLYDFNLATYDEGDSFDQSASKGFVEIHGLSSKVAAKRDLGL; encoded by the coding sequence ATGGCCGATCGCGTCGTACTCGCCTACTCGGGCGGGCTGGACACTTCTGTTGCCATCAGTTGGATCGGTAAGGAGACGGGCGCTGAAGTTGTCGCCGTCGCCATCGATCTGGGGCAGGGTGGCGAGGACATGGAGGTCGTGCGTCAGCGCGCGATCGACTGCGGCGCAGTCGAATCCGTTGTCGTCGACGCCCGCGACGAGTTCGCGGACGAATACTGCCTGCCGACCATCGCGGCCAACGCCCTGTACATGGACCGCTACCCGCTCGTCTCGGCCATCAGCCGTCCGCTGATCGTCAAGCACATCGTCGAAGCTGCACGCTCGCACGGCGGCACCATCGTCTCGCACGGTTGCACCGGTAAGGGCAACGACCAGGTTCGCTTCGAGGTCGGATTCGGCGCCCTCGCACCCGACCTGCAGGTCATCGCACCGGTCCGCGACTACGCCTGGACCCGCGAGAAGGCCATCGCCTTCGCCGAAGAGAACAACATCCCGATCAACGTCTCCAAGAAGTCGCCGTTCTCGATCGACCAGAACGTCTGGGGCCGCGCCGTCGAGACCGGATTCCTCGAGGATCTGTGGAACGCGCCGACGAAGGACGTCTACGACTACACCCAGGACCCGACGGTCAACTGGAACGCACCCGACGAGCTCATCATCAGCTTCGACAAGGGCCGCCCGGTCGCCATCGACGGCCGCCCGGTGTCGGTTCTCGAAGCCATTCAGGAACTGAACAAGCGCGCAGGCGCTCAGGGCGTCGGCCGTCTCGACGTCGTCGAGGACCGTCTCGTGGGCATCAAGAGCCGTGAGATCTACGAAGCTCCCGGCGCGATGGTTCTCATCACCGCACACCAGGAACTCGAGCACGTCACCCTCGAACGCGAACTCGGTCGCTACAAGCGTCAGATGGAGCAGCGTTGGTCCGAGCTGGTCTACGACGGCCTCTGGTTCTCGCCCCTCAAGGACGCACTGGACACGTTCGTCAACAAGACGCAGGAACGCGTTACCGGCGACATCCGTCTCTTCCTGCACGGTGGAGCCATCACCGTCAACGGTCGTCGCAGCCCGGAGTCGCTCTACGACTTCAACCTCGCGACGTACGACGAGGGCGACAGCTTCGACCAGTCCGCATCGAAGGGCTTCGTCGAGATCCACGGTCTGTCGTCGAAGGTCGCCGCGAAGCGCGATCTGGGACTCTGA
- a CDS encoding bile acid:sodium symporter family protein has protein sequence MPIDDVVLNFNPGSLIILNVVLAAIMLGIALDTSVDDFRRALTKPKAMAVGIAAQFVLLPAVTFLLTLILSPAPSVALGMILVACCPPGNISNVLTHRAGGDVALSVSMTAVSNVLAIFLMPLNLAFWGSRRPETDALLQSVNLNALEMVAQIALIIGVPFVLGIWAARRFPEIAAKAQPWVKNGSLVALLIFIVAGVSGNASYFVDYIGVVLLAVFLHDTVALALGYFCGAVTGLNEYSRRAVSFEVGIRNAGLGLGLVFTFFDGLGGMAVVAGWWGIWDIIAGLALATIWSKRRARKAVPA, from the coding sequence TTGCCGATCGACGACGTGGTGCTCAACTTCAACCCGGGATCGTTGATTATCCTCAACGTGGTGCTGGCCGCGATCATGCTGGGGATCGCCCTCGACACTTCGGTCGACGACTTTCGTCGTGCGCTCACCAAACCCAAGGCGATGGCGGTGGGTATTGCTGCGCAGTTCGTGCTGTTGCCGGCAGTGACTTTTCTCCTGACGCTGATTCTCTCGCCGGCTCCGTCGGTAGCACTCGGCATGATCCTGGTGGCGTGCTGCCCGCCAGGGAACATCTCGAACGTCCTGACTCACCGGGCGGGCGGCGACGTCGCACTCTCGGTGTCCATGACGGCGGTGTCGAACGTCCTCGCGATCTTCCTCATGCCGCTCAATCTTGCGTTCTGGGGGAGCCGACGCCCGGAGACCGACGCTCTGTTGCAGTCCGTGAACCTGAATGCGCTCGAGATGGTCGCGCAAATCGCCCTGATCATCGGTGTGCCGTTCGTTCTCGGCATCTGGGCGGCACGAAGGTTTCCGGAGATCGCCGCGAAAGCGCAGCCTTGGGTGAAAAACGGTTCGTTGGTGGCGTTGTTGATCTTCATCGTCGCGGGGGTGTCGGGGAATGCGTCGTACTTCGTCGACTACATCGGGGTGGTACTGCTCGCGGTCTTCCTGCACGACACGGTTGCCCTCGCACTGGGATACTTCTGCGGCGCCGTCACCGGGTTGAACGAATACAGCCGTCGCGCCGTCTCTTTCGAGGTCGGCATCCGCAATGCCGGGCTGGGGCTTGGCCTGGTGTTCACGTTCTTCGACGGTCTCGGTGGCATGGCCGTCGTGGCCGGCTGGTGGGGGATCTGGGACATCATCGCCGGGTTGGCTCTGGCGACGATCTGGTCCAAGCGACGCGCCCGAAAGGCGGTACCGGCATGA
- the argH gene encoding argininosuccinate lyase, which yields MTARGDGDAQKHGTNEGALWGGRFESGPAAAMAALSKSTHFDWVLAPYDVRASQAHARVLNKAGLLSEADLVTMLDGLDRLAADVASGAFGPSDSDEDVHGALERGLIERVGPEVGGRLRAGRSRNDQVATLFRMWLRDAVRRISTGVLDVVDALATQAGAHPDAVMPGKTHLQAAQPVLLAHHLLAHAHPLLRDVQRLRDFDVRAAVSPYGSGALAGSSLGLDPEAIAAELKFDSSAENSIDATASRDFAAEAAFVLAMIGVDLSRMAEEIIIWSTPEFGYITLADAWSTGSSIMPQKKNPDVSELTRGKSGRLIGNLTGLLATLKAQPLAYNRDLQEDKEPVFDSVAQLEMLLPAITGLVQTLEFHTERMAELAPAGFTLATDIAEWMVRQGVPFRVAHEAAGACVRVAEARGVGLEDLTDEELAGVDSALTPAVREVLTVEGSIASRNARGGTAGVRVAEQLDGVKAVAQSLREWTL from the coding sequence ATGACGGCTCGCGGTGACGGAGACGCTCAAAAACACGGCACCAACGAAGGTGCGCTGTGGGGCGGGCGGTTCGAGTCCGGACCGGCCGCTGCCATGGCGGCGCTGAGCAAGTCGACTCACTTCGACTGGGTCCTCGCTCCGTACGACGTGCGGGCGTCGCAGGCGCATGCGCGTGTGCTGAACAAGGCCGGTCTGCTCAGCGAAGCCGATCTCGTGACAATGCTCGACGGTCTCGACCGTCTGGCGGCAGATGTCGCCAGTGGCGCCTTCGGGCCCAGTGATTCGGACGAGGACGTACACGGCGCACTCGAGCGTGGTCTGATCGAGCGTGTCGGGCCTGAGGTCGGTGGACGCCTGCGTGCTGGACGTTCACGAAACGACCAGGTGGCCACGCTGTTCCGCATGTGGCTTCGCGATGCGGTCCGCCGCATCTCCACCGGAGTTCTCGACGTGGTCGATGCTTTGGCGACTCAGGCCGGGGCGCATCCGGATGCCGTGATGCCGGGCAAGACGCACCTGCAGGCGGCTCAGCCGGTCCTGTTGGCGCATCACCTGCTCGCTCACGCACATCCACTGTTGCGGGACGTGCAGCGCCTTCGCGACTTCGACGTGCGAGCTGCGGTGTCCCCGTACGGTTCCGGTGCACTGGCCGGTTCCTCGCTCGGTCTCGACCCCGAAGCCATTGCAGCGGAATTGAAGTTCGACAGCTCGGCCGAGAACTCGATCGACGCAACGGCTTCGCGTGATTTTGCGGCCGAGGCAGCGTTCGTGCTTGCGATGATCGGTGTCGATCTCTCCCGTATGGCGGAAGAGATCATCATCTGGAGCACACCGGAGTTCGGCTACATCACGCTTGCCGACGCATGGTCGACGGGATCGTCGATCATGCCGCAGAAGAAGAATCCGGATGTCTCGGAACTGACGCGCGGTAAGTCGGGTCGTTTGATCGGCAACCTGACCGGATTGTTGGCGACGCTCAAGGCTCAGCCGCTGGCGTACAACCGCGATCTGCAAGAGGACAAGGAACCGGTTTTCGACTCGGTTGCGCAGCTCGAGATGCTGCTCCCGGCCATCACCGGTCTGGTGCAGACGCTCGAGTTCCACACCGAGCGCATGGCGGAACTAGCTCCGGCAGGGTTCACGTTGGCCACCGACATCGCGGAGTGGATGGTGCGTCAGGGCGTGCCGTTCCGGGTTGCCCACGAGGCTGCCGGAGCGTGTGTGCGTGTCGCCGAAGCACGAGGGGTCGGACTCGAAGATCTCACAGACGAGGAGCTGGCCGGCGTCGACAGCGCGCTGACACCCGCTGTTCGTGAGGTGCTGACAGTCGAGGGTTCCATTGCTTCGCGCAACGCGCGAGGCGGCACTGCGGGGGTGCGGGTTGCCGAGCAGCTGGACGGAGTCAAAGCAGTGGCGCAGTCACTGCGGGAATGGACCCTGTGA
- a CDS encoding arginine repressor, whose amino-acid sequence MSVAPTRAGRQSRIIALLAAHPVRSQTELAALLGAEGIEATQATLSRDLEELGAVKLRAADGGAGVYVVPEDGNPVRGVSGGTDRLSRLLGELLVSTDFSGNMAILRTPPGAAHYLASALDRSSMPDIVGTIAGDDTIFVVAREPLSGAELAAMIESLA is encoded by the coding sequence GTGAGCGTCGCTCCCACTCGGGCCGGTCGCCAGTCGCGCATCATCGCGCTGCTGGCGGCGCACCCCGTCCGAAGTCAGACGGAGCTGGCGGCGTTGCTCGGTGCCGAGGGCATCGAAGCGACGCAGGCCACTCTCTCTCGTGACCTCGAAGAGTTGGGAGCGGTGAAACTGCGCGCCGCCGACGGCGGCGCCGGTGTTTACGTGGTGCCGGAGGACGGGAACCCGGTACGCGGTGTGTCCGGCGGTACCGACCGTCTCTCACGGCTGTTGGGTGAGCTGTTGGTCTCCACCGATTTCAGCGGCAACATGGCGATTCTCCGGACACCGCCGGGGGCCGCGCACTACCTCGCGAGCGCACTGGATCGGTCCTCGATGCCGGACATCGTGGGCACGATCGCCGGAGATGACACCATCTTCGTGGTGGCCCGGGAACCGCTTTCCGGAGCGGAACTCGCGGCCATGATCGAATCGCTCGCCTGA
- the argC gene encoding N-acetyl-gamma-glutamyl-phosphate reductase, whose translation MTEGGTTENTRKPIRVAVAGASGYAGGEVLRLLLGHPSYVDGSLVIGSLTAGGNAGSTLGEHHPHLLPLSSRVLEETTVEILSGHDVVFLGLPHGNSAQYAKLLPESTVIIDCGADFRLQDPAAWEKYYKSTHAGTWPYGLPELPGAREKLVGATRIAVPGCYPTAASLALAPAVAAGIVDSHVNVVAVSGTSGAGRAPKADLLGSEVMGSVRAYGVGGVHRHTPEIIQNLSAAGGKDISVSFTPVLAPMPRGILATCTAATTATEEQAREIYDKAYNDEPFIHVLPAGVFPQTGAVIGSNAVQIGVTVDADAGQLVVISAIDNLTKGTAGGAVQSMNLALGLPETAGLSTVGVAP comes from the coding sequence ATGACTGAAGGTGGTACGACCGAGAACACACGCAAGCCGATCAGAGTCGCCGTTGCCGGCGCCAGTGGGTACGCCGGTGGTGAGGTTCTGCGTCTGCTCCTCGGGCACCCCTCCTATGTCGACGGCAGTCTGGTGATCGGTTCGCTGACCGCCGGTGGCAACGCCGGTTCGACGCTCGGTGAGCATCATCCGCACTTGCTCCCACTCTCGTCGCGGGTACTCGAAGAGACCACTGTCGAAATCCTCTCGGGTCACGACGTTGTCTTCCTCGGTCTCCCGCACGGAAATTCGGCTCAGTACGCCAAGTTGCTACCCGAATCGACGGTCATCATCGACTGCGGCGCGGACTTCCGGCTGCAGGATCCCGCAGCCTGGGAGAAGTACTACAAGAGTACTCATGCCGGTACCTGGCCCTACGGTCTTCCTGAATTGCCCGGTGCCCGTGAGAAATTGGTAGGCGCAACCCGCATTGCCGTTCCGGGCTGCTACCCGACGGCTGCGAGCCTCGCGCTGGCCCCCGCCGTTGCCGCGGGGATCGTGGACTCACACGTGAACGTGGTTGCGGTCAGTGGCACTTCGGGCGCCGGCCGGGCACCGAAGGCTGATCTGCTGGGTTCCGAGGTCATGGGCTCCGTCCGTGCGTACGGTGTCGGAGGTGTCCATCGCCACACCCCTGAGATCATTCAGAATCTTTCGGCCGCAGGCGGCAAGGACATCAGTGTTTCCTTCACTCCAGTCCTCGCGCCCATGCCGCGCGGCATCCTCGCGACCTGCACGGCAGCCACCACGGCCACCGAAGAGCAAGCGCGCGAAATCTACGACAAGGCATACAACGACGAGCCGTTCATCCACGTACTGCCTGCCGGAGTCTTCCCGCAGACCGGTGCCGTGATCGGATCCAATGCCGTACAGATCGGGGTCACCGTTGACGCCGACGCCGGTCAGCTCGTTGTCATCTCGGCAATCGACAATCTCACCAAGGGCACCGCCGGTGGCGCGGTGCAATCGATGAATCTCGCCCTTGGCCTACCCGAGACCGCAGGTCTCTCTACCGTGGGAGTAGCTCCGTGA
- the argF gene encoding ornithine carbamoyltransferase, whose amino-acid sequence MTTVVKHFLRDDDLTPAQQAEVLELAAILKKDPFARRPLEGPRGVGVIFEKNSTRTRFSFEMGIAQMGGHAVVVDGRSTQLGREETLADTGRVLSRYVDAVVWRTFGQKRLEQMATGATIPIVNALSDEFHPCQVLADLQTLIEQKGELKGLKLTYLGDGANNMAHSLMLGGVTAGIDVTIASPAGFEPADWVVAAARKRAEETGATITLTQDPQAGVVGADALVTDTWTSMGQENDGLDRVGPFRPFQINKELLAKADPKAVVLHCLPAHRGEEVTDEVLDGPQSVVWDEAENRLHAQKALLVWLLEQRTQLDQA is encoded by the coding sequence GTGACTACCGTGGTGAAACACTTTCTCAGGGACGACGATCTGACTCCTGCGCAGCAGGCCGAAGTTCTCGAACTCGCAGCGATTCTCAAGAAGGACCCGTTCGCTCGGCGTCCGCTCGAGGGTCCCCGCGGAGTCGGTGTCATCTTCGAGAAGAACTCGACGCGTACACGTTTCTCGTTCGAGATGGGCATCGCACAGATGGGCGGCCACGCTGTCGTCGTAGACGGGCGCAGCACTCAACTCGGTCGTGAAGAGACCTTGGCGGACACCGGACGCGTTCTCTCCCGCTACGTCGACGCCGTCGTGTGGCGCACGTTCGGCCAGAAGCGCCTGGAGCAAATGGCTACGGGCGCAACGATTCCCATCGTCAATGCATTGTCCGACGAATTTCATCCCTGTCAGGTTCTGGCCGATCTGCAAACGCTGATCGAACAGAAGGGTGAGCTCAAGGGGCTGAAGCTGACCTACCTGGGCGACGGCGCCAACAACATGGCTCACTCGCTGATGCTCGGCGGAGTGACCGCAGGCATCGATGTCACCATCGCAAGCCCCGCCGGCTTCGAACCGGCGGACTGGGTCGTGGCAGCAGCACGCAAACGCGCCGAGGAAACCGGCGCGACCATCACCCTGACGCAGGACCCACAGGCCGGCGTCGTCGGCGCCGACGCGTTGGTCACCGACACCTGGACCTCGATGGGTCAGGAGAACGACGGGCTCGATCGGGTCGGACCTTTCCGTCCGTTCCAGATCAACAAGGAGCTGCTCGCAAAGGCAGATCCGAAGGCCGTCGTCCTGCACTGCCTGCCCGCGCATCGCGGCGAAGAAGTCACCGACGAGGTTCTCGACGGACCCCAGAGCGTCGTCTGGGACGAGGCGGAGAACCGTCTGCACGCCCAGAAGGCGTTGCTCGTGTGGCTGTTGGAACAGCGAACCCAACTGGACCAGGCGTGA
- a CDS encoding acetylornithine transaminase, with protein sequence MSTIDLQQRWSASLMNNYGVPRVALVRGDGAVLTDADGKQYVDFLAGIAVNILGHGHPAVVEAVTTQLSTLGHVSNLYASEPVVELAEQLLAHLGNVTGRAFFCNSGTEANEAAFKLARATGRKKIIAAEGSFHGRTMGALALTGQPAKRAPFEPMPAGVEFVPYGDVEALEQAVDSDTAAVFLEPIMGEGGVVVPPEGYLVEARRITAERGALLVLDEVQTGIGRTGWFYAHQAVGIVPDVITLAKGLGGGMPIGACIATGATAELFGPGKHGTTFGGNPVCAAAALAVLKTIAAEDLISRADSLGKSISAGIEDLGHPLVDYVRGSGLLLGVVLTEDVAPAVENAAREAGYLVNAAQPGVIRLAPPLILTDEQAETFVAALPAIFDSALSADQPGEK encoded by the coding sequence ATGAGCACGATCGATCTGCAGCAGCGGTGGTCCGCTTCGCTGATGAACAATTACGGCGTACCCCGGGTTGCTCTCGTCCGCGGTGACGGCGCCGTACTCACCGACGCCGACGGCAAGCAGTACGTCGACTTCCTGGCCGGAATCGCCGTCAACATCCTCGGACACGGACATCCGGCCGTCGTCGAAGCCGTCACTACTCAGTTGTCGACACTCGGCCACGTGTCCAACCTGTACGCCAGCGAGCCGGTCGTCGAGTTGGCGGAGCAGTTGCTCGCTCATCTCGGCAACGTCACCGGGCGCGCGTTCTTCTGCAACTCCGGTACCGAGGCGAACGAGGCTGCCTTCAAGCTCGCTCGCGCCACCGGCCGGAAGAAGATCATCGCAGCCGAAGGCTCCTTCCACGGTCGCACGATGGGCGCACTCGCTCTGACGGGTCAGCCGGCCAAGCGGGCGCCGTTCGAACCGATGCCCGCCGGTGTCGAGTTCGTGCCGTACGGCGACGTCGAGGCACTCGAGCAGGCCGTCGATTCCGACACCGCCGCTGTGTTCCTCGAACCGATCATGGGTGAGGGCGGCGTCGTGGTGCCACCCGAGGGATACCTCGTCGAGGCTCGGCGGATCACCGCCGAGCGCGGTGCACTTCTCGTGCTCGACGAAGTGCAGACCGGCATCGGCCGGACCGGCTGGTTCTACGCCCATCAGGCAGTCGGCATCGTGCCGGACGTCATCACCCTCGCGAAGGGACTCGGTGGCGGAATGCCGATCGGCGCCTGCATCGCGACCGGGGCAACGGCCGAGTTGTTCGGACCGGGTAAGCACGGTACGACGTTCGGTGGCAATCCGGTGTGTGCTGCGGCGGCACTTGCCGTGCTGAAAACCATTGCAGCGGAAGACCTGATCTCACGCGCCGACAGTTTGGGTAAATCCATCTCGGCGGGCATCGAAGATCTAGGCCATCCGTTGGTCGACTACGTACGGGGATCAGGACTGTTGCTGGGTGTCGTGCTGACCGAGGACGTCGCGCCGGCGGTGGAAAACGCAGCGCGCGAAGCCGGGTACCTTGTGAATGCAGCGCAACCCGGAGTGATCCGGTTGGCGCCGCCGCTCATCCTCACGGACGAGCAGGCCGAAACCTTCGTGGCAGCACTACCTGCCATCTTCGACAGCGCACTATCGGCTGACCAGCCGGGGGAGAAGTGA
- the argJ gene encoding bifunctional glutamate N-acetyltransferase/amino-acid acetyltransferase ArgJ, with protein MDNATEPDATVADVVHVAGGRLLRTQGVTAPAGFRGAGIAAGIKKSGKSDLALVLNEGPDLAAAGVFTLNKVKAAPVLWSQQVLTTGKLRAVVLNSGGANACTGAGGFQDAHKTAEEVASALSNWGTETGAIEVAVCSTGLIGDRLPMDKLIPGVTEVVHELAGGISGGTDAAYAIMTTDTVPKQASLHHANKWNVGGMAKGAGMLAPALATMLCVVTTDAVATADQLDTALRAATHLSFDRLDVDGATSTNDTVLLLASGASGVTPTQDELNAAVLAVCDDLADQLMADAEGVTKRVKVTVRGAASESDALIGARTIARDSLVKTALFGSDPNWGRVLAAVGIAPIELDPDRISVSFNGSPVCIDGVGAPGAREVDLSGIDIELDIDLGIGNESVSIRTTDLSHAYVEENSAYSS; from the coding sequence ATCGACAACGCAACCGAGCCTGACGCGACCGTTGCAGACGTGGTTCACGTCGCCGGGGGACGTCTGCTCCGCACGCAGGGCGTCACCGCACCTGCCGGATTCCGCGGTGCCGGAATTGCTGCCGGTATCAAGAAGAGTGGCAAGTCGGACCTCGCATTGGTGCTCAACGAGGGACCCGATCTGGCCGCTGCCGGCGTCTTCACCCTGAACAAGGTCAAGGCAGCTCCGGTGCTCTGGTCTCAGCAGGTCCTGACGACGGGCAAGCTGCGCGCGGTGGTCCTCAACTCGGGCGGCGCGAACGCCTGCACGGGCGCGGGTGGATTCCAGGATGCACACAAGACTGCCGAGGAAGTTGCTTCGGCACTGAGTAATTGGGGCACCGAGACGGGCGCGATCGAGGTCGCTGTCTGTTCGACCGGACTTATCGGTGACCGCTTGCCCATGGACAAGCTGATCCCCGGTGTCACCGAGGTGGTGCACGAACTCGCTGGCGGAATCTCCGGCGGCACCGACGCGGCATACGCGATCATGACCACCGATACCGTGCCGAAGCAGGCGTCGCTGCACCACGCGAACAAATGGAACGTCGGCGGAATGGCCAAGGGCGCAGGCATGCTCGCGCCTGCGCTGGCCACGATGCTGTGCGTCGTCACGACCGATGCTGTCGCAACGGCGGATCAGCTCGATACCGCTCTGCGCGCCGCCACCCACCTGAGCTTCGATCGCCTCGACGTCGACGGCGCCACGTCCACCAACGACACAGTGCTCCTGTTGGCTTCCGGCGCCAGCGGTGTCACGCCGACGCAGGACGAACTGAACGCCGCAGTGCTGGCCGTGTGTGATGATCTCGCGGATCAGTTGATGGCAGACGCCGAGGGTGTCACCAAGCGGGTCAAGGTGACGGTTCGCGGCGCGGCGTCCGAGTCCGATGCGTTGATCGGCGCCCGGACCATCGCCCGCGACAGCCTGGTCAAGACAGCGCTTTTCGGTTCCGATCCCAATTGGGGTCGCGTTCTCGCCGCAGTGGGTATCGCTCCCATCGAGCTCGATCCCGATCGAATCAGTGTGTCCTTCAACGGGAGTCCCGTCTGCATCGACGGCGTCGGTGCTCCGGGGGCGCGTGAGGTGGACCTGAGTGGGATCGACATCGAACTCGACATCGATCTGGGAATCGGCAACGAGTCCGTGAGCATTCGCACCACGGACCTCTCGCATGCTTACGTCGAAGAGAACTCGGCGTATTCGTCATGA
- the argB gene encoding acetylglutamate kinase, translating into MTETYPVISEHQKAHVLADALPWLQRFRDKVVVVKYGGNAMIDETLKTAFAADMAFLRTVGIHPVVVHGGGPQINAMLARLGMKGEFRGGFRVTTPEVMDVVRMVLFGQVGRELVGLINAHGPYAVGISGEDAHLFTATRRTVAVEGEQTDIGLVGDVTTVNPDAVLDLIAAGRIPVVSTIAPDADGVVHNINADTAAAALAEAIGAEKLVVLTDVEGLYTDWPDRASLATEIDTDALAQLLPSLDAGMVPKMEACLRAVRGGVPSAHVIDGRLEHSVLLELFTGEGIGTMVVPGPSVAGPQQGASS; encoded by the coding sequence ATGACCGAGACGTATCCCGTGATCAGCGAGCATCAGAAGGCGCATGTCCTCGCCGACGCGCTGCCGTGGCTGCAGCGATTCCGAGACAAGGTGGTCGTGGTCAAGTACGGCGGAAACGCCATGATCGACGAGACGCTCAAAACGGCATTTGCCGCCGACATGGCGTTCCTGCGGACTGTCGGCATCCATCCCGTCGTCGTGCACGGCGGTGGCCCGCAGATCAACGCGATGCTGGCGCGCCTTGGCATGAAGGGTGAGTTCCGCGGTGGCTTCCGGGTCACGACGCCCGAGGTGATGGACGTCGTGCGGATGGTGCTTTTCGGTCAGGTCGGCCGTGAACTCGTCGGCTTGATCAACGCGCACGGTCCGTACGCGGTCGGTATCTCCGGTGAAGATGCGCACCTGTTCACCGCTACTCGACGCACTGTTGCGGTCGAGGGGGAGCAGACCGACATCGGGCTGGTCGGGGACGTCACCACCGTGAACCCAGACGCGGTACTCGATCTCATTGCGGCAGGACGTATTCCGGTGGTCTCGACCATCGCGCCCGACGCCGACGGCGTCGTCCACAACATCAACGCCGATACCGCTGCTGCCGCACTGGCCGAGGCGATCGGTGCCGAGAAGCTCGTTGTCCTCACCGACGTCGAGGGCCTGTACACCGATTGGCCGGACCGAGCCTCGCTGGCCACCGAGATCGACACCGACGCCCTGGCCCAGTTGTTGCCGAGTCTCGACGCCGGCATGGTGCCCAAGATGGAGGCCTGCCTTCGCGCGGTGCGCGGAGGTGTGCCGTCGGCGCACGTGATCGACGGTCGGCTCGAACATTCAGTCCTACTCGAACTTTTCACCGGTGAAGGAATCGGCACGATGGTCGTGCCGGGTCCCTCCGTCGCCGGTCCCCAGCAGGGAGCTAGCTCATGA